In Agarivorans gilvus, one genomic interval encodes:
- the folP gene encoding dihydropteroate synthase, whose translation MTISFNIGSHQFQRPVVMGILNLTPDSFSDGGSYLSPQQALLRVEQMLEQGADIIDVGGESTRPGAAAVSVEEELARTVDVVAEIKQRFSCLVSIDTSKPEVMQQTVAAGADIINDVCALERPGALQMAAECGVPVCIMHMQGEPRSMQSNPHYEDVLSEVMTYLKQRVESCVAAGIQRENIIVDPGFGFGKTLDHNFKLLAHLSEFNQLGLPILAGMSRKSMFGKLLDKKPTELEAASIAGALIAVQQGAHIFRVHDVAATADALRVYSKVQMSK comes from the coding sequence ATGACTATTTCATTTAATATTGGTTCTCACCAGTTTCAGCGCCCGGTTGTCATGGGCATCTTAAATTTAACACCAGATTCGTTCTCTGATGGCGGAAGTTACCTGAGTCCGCAGCAAGCTTTGTTACGGGTTGAACAAATGCTAGAGCAGGGGGCAGATATTATTGACGTGGGCGGTGAATCTACCCGTCCTGGTGCTGCCGCTGTGTCGGTTGAAGAAGAATTGGCGCGTACCGTGGATGTGGTGGCTGAGATAAAACAACGTTTTTCCTGCTTGGTATCGATAGATACCAGTAAACCAGAGGTGATGCAGCAAACCGTCGCTGCCGGTGCCGATATCATTAATGATGTTTGTGCTTTAGAGCGGCCCGGTGCGCTGCAAATGGCAGCAGAGTGTGGCGTTCCTGTGTGTATTATGCACATGCAAGGTGAGCCGCGCAGTATGCAGTCTAATCCTCATTATGAGGATGTGCTCAGCGAAGTGATGACTTACTTAAAGCAACGAGTTGAGAGCTGTGTTGCAGCAGGAATTCAGCGAGAGAATATAATAGTTGACCCTGGTTTTGGTTTTGGTAAAACTTTGGACCACAATTTTAAGCTGTTAGCGCATTTAAGCGAATTTAATCAGCTGGGTCTACCTATTCTTGCAGGGATGTCACGTAAAAGCATGTTTGGCAAGTTGCTAGATAAAAAACCAACTGAGTTGGAGGCCGCTAGTATTGCTGGCGCTTTGATCGCGGTGCAGCAAGGGGCCCATATTTTTAGGGTTCACGATGTCGCCGCGACCGCAGATGCTTTACGGGTCTATTCAAAAGTACAGATGAGTAAATAA
- the glmM gene encoding phosphoglucosamine mutase: MTRRYFGTDGVRGKVGEYPITPEFALKLGWAAGKVLSSSGTRKVLIGKDTRISGYMLESALEAGLSAAGVQASFVGPMPTPAVAYLTRTFRAEAGIVISASHNPYYDNGIKFFSAFGTKLPDEVELAIEAQLDQAMTCVDSAALGKARRIEDAAGRYIEFCKSTFPNKFNLAGLKIVVDCAHGATYHIAPKVFAELGAEVIAIGNQPDGLNINEKCGATDTALLAETVLEHQADLGIALDGDGDRVMMIDQHGVQVDGDEILYILAKDAKLSKHLTGGVVGTLMSNLALEQAFAAMDIPFVRAKVGDRYVMEQLVENAWTYGGENSGHIICLGHTTTGDGIVAALQVLAAMLAQKQSLRGLLKDLTLYPQLLVNVRFKGNSDPLSSELVKQAQAKAENKLGDSGRVLLRKSGTEPLLRVMVEGADSALVEQCANDIAEAVRAACD; the protein is encoded by the coding sequence ATGACAAGAAGATATTTTGGCACCGATGGCGTGCGAGGGAAAGTAGGGGAGTACCCGATTACTCCAGAGTTTGCATTAAAGCTAGGATGGGCTGCAGGGAAGGTCTTGTCTAGTAGCGGCACGCGTAAGGTGTTAATTGGTAAAGACACGCGGATCTCTGGTTATATGTTGGAATCTGCACTCGAAGCAGGGCTGTCAGCTGCCGGGGTTCAAGCCAGTTTTGTTGGACCAATGCCCACCCCTGCTGTCGCTTATTTAACCCGAACTTTTCGCGCTGAAGCCGGTATTGTAATTAGTGCTTCGCATAACCCTTATTACGATAATGGTATTAAGTTTTTCTCGGCTTTTGGCACTAAGCTACCCGATGAGGTGGAATTAGCCATTGAAGCTCAGCTTGATCAAGCGATGACTTGTGTGGACTCAGCTGCCTTAGGTAAAGCGCGCAGAATTGAAGATGCCGCTGGGCGTTATATCGAATTCTGTAAAAGTACTTTTCCCAATAAATTTAATTTAGCGGGGCTGAAAATTGTGGTGGATTGTGCTCACGGTGCGACCTATCACATTGCTCCTAAAGTATTTGCTGAATTGGGTGCAGAAGTTATTGCCATTGGTAATCAGCCAGATGGCTTAAACATCAACGAAAAATGTGGTGCCACTGATACCGCCTTGCTCGCTGAAACGGTGCTTGAACATCAAGCCGATCTAGGAATTGCCCTAGATGGTGATGGTGACCGTGTGATGATGATTGATCAACACGGTGTGCAAGTTGATGGTGATGAGATCCTGTATATTTTAGCCAAGGACGCCAAACTGAGTAAGCACCTTACTGGCGGGGTTGTCGGAACCTTAATGAGTAACCTTGCTCTTGAGCAAGCGTTTGCCGCAATGGACATTCCATTTGTGCGTGCTAAGGTCGGTGACCGTTATGTAATGGAGCAGTTGGTTGAAAATGCGTGGACTTATGGCGGAGAAAATTCCGGCCATATTATTTGTTTAGGCCATACCACTACCGGTGATGGTATTGTGGCTGCCTTGCAAGTTCTCGCTGCTATGTTGGCACAAAAGCAAAGCCTACGAGGCCTACTGAAAGATTTAACCCTGTATCCTCAGTTATTGGTTAATGTTCGCTTTAAGGGCAATTCAGATCCGCTAAGTAGCGAGCTAGTTAAACAGGCTCAAGCGAAGGCCGAAAACAAGTTAGGCGATAGTGGCCGTGTACTGCTAAGAAAGTCAGGAACTGAGCCGCTACTACGTGTAATGGTTGAGGGGGCAGACTCAGCTTTAGTTGAGCAATGTGCTAACGATATAGCAGAGGCAGTAAGAGCCGCTTGCGACTAA
- the rlmE gene encoding 23S rRNA (uridine(2552)-2'-O)-methyltransferase RlmE has protein sequence MTNKKHTASSKRWLTEHFDDHYVQKAQKLGLRSRAVFKIEEIQNKDKLLKPGMTVVDLGAAPGGWSQYCVEQVGIDGHVIACDILPMDPIAGVDFLCGDFREEAVLNALLERVGESKVDVVLSDMAPNMSGNNNVDQSRAMYLVELALDMCREVLAAKGSFVVKVFQGEGFDQYLQEVRSMFTSVKTRKPNSSRARSREVYIVASGFKL, from the coding sequence GTGACTAATAAAAAACATACTGCTAGCTCTAAACGCTGGTTAACCGAACATTTTGATGACCACTATGTACAGAAGGCACAAAAATTAGGGCTGCGTTCGCGCGCTGTTTTTAAAATTGAAGAGATTCAAAATAAAGATAAATTACTTAAGCCCGGTATGACCGTAGTTGACTTAGGCGCTGCCCCTGGTGGCTGGTCGCAGTACTGCGTTGAACAGGTAGGCATAGACGGGCATGTCATCGCCTGTGACATTTTACCTATGGACCCCATCGCCGGGGTCGATTTTTTATGTGGTGATTTTCGCGAAGAAGCAGTGCTCAACGCTCTTTTAGAGCGCGTAGGTGAAAGCAAGGTGGATGTCGTACTGTCTGATATGGCACCCAACATGAGTGGTAACAATAATGTGGATCAATCACGTGCTATGTATTTAGTTGAGCTAGCCTTAGATATGTGTCGTGAAGTGTTAGCAGCGAAAGGCAGTTTTGTGGTGAAGGTTTTTCAAGGTGAAGGCTTTGATCAATATTTGCAGGAAGTACGTTCTATGTTTACTAGTGTAAAAACTCGTAAGCCCAATTCATCTCGCGCACGATCGCGTGAAGTCTATATAGTAGCTAGCGGCTTTAAACTATAG
- the carA gene encoding glutamine-hydrolyzing carbamoyl-phosphate synthase small subunit, producing the protein MSKSALLVLEDGTVFRGTAIGANGSAVGEVVFNTSMTGYQEILTDPSYARQIVTLTYPHIGNYGTTPEDEESNAIHACGLVIRDLPLIASNFRSQQSLSEYLEARNVIGIADIDTRKLTRILREKGAQAGCIVAGDNLDETQALADAKAFPGLKGMDLAKEVTTAEVYPWAQGSWDLKQGLPSDSEDSKFHVVAYDFGVKRNILRMLVDRGCRLTVVPAQTSAEDVLALNPDGIFLSNGPGDPEPCDYAIAAVKAFLETDIPVFGICLGHQILALASGAKTIKMKFGHHGGNHPVKDIEKNRVMITAQNHGFAVDEKTLPDNLTMTHFSLFDQSLQGIHRTDKPAFSFQGHPEASPGPHDAAPLFDHFIELIEQRLNGQA; encoded by the coding sequence TTGAGCAAATCAGCACTGCTGGTATTAGAAGACGGTACCGTGTTCCGTGGAACCGCAATCGGAGCCAATGGATCCGCCGTTGGAGAAGTGGTTTTCAATACTTCGATGACTGGATACCAAGAAATTTTAACTGACCCCTCATATGCTCGCCAAATTGTCACCCTCACTTACCCCCATATTGGAAACTACGGAACTACCCCAGAAGATGAAGAATCGAATGCTATCCACGCTTGTGGTTTGGTGATTCGTGATTTGCCTTTAATCGCTAGTAACTTCCGTAGTCAGCAAAGTTTAAGTGAATACTTAGAAGCGCGTAATGTTATCGGCATCGCCGATATCGATACGCGTAAGTTGACTCGTATTCTTCGAGAAAAAGGGGCTCAAGCTGGCTGTATCGTGGCCGGAGATAACCTTGATGAAACCCAAGCTCTGGCCGATGCTAAAGCTTTTCCGGGTCTTAAAGGGATGGACTTAGCTAAAGAAGTGACGACCGCCGAGGTTTACCCTTGGGCACAGGGTTCTTGGGATTTGAAACAAGGTCTTCCTAGTGATAGCGAAGACAGCAAGTTCCATGTAGTGGCTTACGATTTTGGCGTTAAACGTAATATTTTACGTATGTTAGTTGACCGAGGCTGCCGTTTAACTGTGGTCCCGGCGCAAACTTCTGCTGAGGATGTACTGGCACTTAATCCCGACGGTATTTTCTTATCTAACGGACCGGGGGACCCAGAGCCTTGTGATTACGCCATCGCTGCGGTTAAGGCTTTCCTTGAAACTGATATTCCAGTATTTGGTATTTGTTTAGGGCACCAAATTCTGGCTTTAGCTAGTGGCGCTAAAACCATCAAGATGAAGTTCGGGCACCACGGTGGTAACCACCCGGTGAAAGATATCGAAAAAAATCGCGTGATGATTACTGCGCAAAACCACGGTTTTGCGGTTGATGAAAAAACCTTACCTGACAATCTAACAATGACCCATTTCTCATTGTTTGACCAAAGCTTGCAAGGCATTCATCGCACCGATAAACCCGCGTTCAGTTTCCAAGGTCACCCAGAGGCAAGCCCTGGTCCGCATGATGCGGCGCCATTATTTGACCATTTCATCGAATTAATTGAGCAGCGCCTTAACGGCCAAGCGTAG
- the greA gene encoding transcription elongation factor GreA, which produces MKPVPMTVRGETQLREELDHLKNVRRPKIIEDIAVAREHGDLKENAEYHAAREQQAFCEGRIQDIESKLSNVQVIDVTKMTNNGKVIFGSTVTLLNLDTDKEVTYCIVGDDEADIKQNRISVNSPIARGLIGKQVEDEVMVVTPGGEVEYEIVSVEYI; this is translated from the coding sequence ATGAAACCAGTTCCTATGACGGTGCGTGGCGAAACCCAATTGCGTGAAGAGTTAGATCATTTAAAAAATGTTCGCCGACCTAAGATTATCGAAGACATCGCAGTGGCTCGTGAACACGGTGATTTAAAAGAAAATGCTGAATATCATGCTGCCCGTGAGCAACAAGCCTTTTGTGAAGGTCGCATTCAGGACATCGAGTCTAAGCTGAGCAATGTTCAGGTGATCGATGTAACTAAGATGACTAATAACGGCAAGGTGATTTTTGGCTCTACAGTGACCTTGTTGAACCTAGATACCGACAAAGAAGTGACTTATTGTATTGTGGGCGATGATGAAGCCGATATTAAGCAAAACCGCATTTCGGTTAACTCTCCTATTGCTCGTGGTTTAATCGGCAAGCAGGTGGAAGATGAAGTGATGGTGGTGACTCCTGGCGGCGAAGTTGAATACGAAATTGTCAGTGTTGAATATATCTAA
- the carB gene encoding carbamoyl-phosphate synthase large subunit, which yields MPKRTDIKSILILGAGPIVIGQACEFDYSGAQACKALREEGYRVILVNSNPATIMTDPEMADATYIEPIHWEVVERIIEKERPDAVLPTMGGQTALNCALELESKGVLEKYNVEMIGATADAIDKAEDRNRFDQAMKSIGLACPEAGIAHSMDEAYLVLEKVGFPCIIRPSFTMGGTGGGIAYNKQEFDEICARGLDLSPTSELLIDESLIGWKEYEMEVVRDKNDNCIIVCAIENFDPMGVHTGDSITVAPAQTLSDKEYQLMRNASLAVLREIGVETGGSNVQFGICPNTGRMVIIEMNPRVSRSSALASKATGFPIAKIAAKLAVGFTLDELQNDITGGQTPASFEPSIDYVVTKIPRFNFEKFAGANDRLTTQMKSVGEVMAIGRNQQESLQKALRGLEVGVDGFDPIVDLNAPDAMEIIRHELQNVGAERIWYIADAFRAGMSVDDVFGLTNIDRWFLVQIEDIVLHEQQVAKDGVASLDEVALRKLKRKGFSDARLAKLTGVSEKEIRKLRHRLEVLPVYKRVDTCAAEFATDTAYMYSTYDEECEAQPSDKKKIMVLGGGPNRIGQGIEFDYCCVHAALAMREDGYETIMVNCNPETVSTDYDTSDRLYFEPVTLEDVLEIVRVEQPTGVIVQYGGQTPLKLARELEAAGVPIIGTSPDAIDRAEDRERFQLAVERLKLKQPENDTVTTTEDAVIAAERIGYPLVVRPSYVLGGRAMEIVYDEQDLRRYFNEAVSVSNDSPVLLDSFLNDAVEIDIDAICDGKDVVIGGIMEHIEQAGVHSGDSACSLPAYTLSPQVQDRMREQVKALALELGVVGLMNTQFAVKDDEIYLIEVNPRAARTVPFVSKATGVPIAKVAARVMAGISLAEQGITKEVIPPFYSVKEVVLPFNKFHGVDPILGPEMRSTGEVMGVGDSFAEAYAKAELGIGNDGPKSGRVLLSVRNSDKKRVAELAAKLLELGYQLDATHGTAVALGEAGINPRLVNKVHEGRPHILDRLKNGEYSYVINTTEGRQSIEDSRQLRREALVQKVNYTTTLNGAFATCQAHNADDRGTVTSVQDLHKRIV from the coding sequence ATGCCAAAACGTACTGATATAAAAAGTATCCTAATACTGGGCGCAGGCCCAATTGTCATCGGTCAAGCTTGTGAGTTTGACTACTCAGGTGCTCAGGCTTGTAAGGCCTTGCGAGAAGAAGGTTACCGAGTAATCTTGGTAAACTCTAACCCCGCCACCATTATGACTGACCCTGAAATGGCCGATGCCACCTACATCGAGCCGATTCATTGGGAAGTGGTTGAACGCATCATTGAGAAAGAGCGTCCCGATGCAGTGCTACCTACCATGGGTGGCCAAACAGCGTTGAACTGTGCCTTGGAGCTAGAAAGCAAAGGGGTACTGGAAAAATACAATGTTGAAATGATTGGGGCTACTGCTGATGCGATTGATAAGGCAGAAGACCGTAATCGTTTTGACCAAGCCATGAAAAGCATTGGTTTAGCTTGCCCAGAGGCGGGGATTGCCCACTCTATGGATGAAGCTTACCTAGTGCTAGAAAAAGTCGGCTTTCCTTGTATTATTCGTCCTTCCTTTACCATGGGTGGCACCGGGGGCGGTATTGCTTATAACAAGCAAGAGTTTGATGAAATTTGTGCCCGTGGTTTAGACCTATCGCCTACCAGTGAGCTATTGATTGATGAGAGCTTAATTGGTTGGAAAGAATACGAAATGGAAGTGGTGCGCGATAAAAACGACAACTGTATTATCGTTTGTGCCATTGAAAACTTCGACCCCATGGGCGTGCACACCGGTGACTCTATTACCGTTGCGCCAGCACAAACCCTATCCGATAAAGAATACCAGTTAATGCGAAATGCCTCATTGGCGGTATTACGTGAAATTGGTGTAGAAACCGGCGGCTCTAACGTTCAGTTTGGTATTTGCCCCAATACTGGCCGCATGGTGATTATCGAGATGAACCCGCGGGTATCTCGTTCATCTGCATTAGCTTCTAAAGCAACTGGCTTCCCGATTGCTAAAATCGCTGCGAAATTGGCGGTTGGCTTTACGCTAGACGAGTTGCAAAACGACATTACCGGTGGTCAAACCCCAGCCTCTTTTGAACCATCAATTGATTATGTTGTTACTAAAATACCTCGCTTTAACTTCGAAAAATTTGCTGGAGCTAACGACCGCTTAACCACGCAGATGAAGTCTGTGGGTGAGGTGATGGCGATTGGTCGTAACCAGCAAGAGTCTTTGCAAAAAGCGCTGCGTGGCCTAGAAGTGGGTGTTGATGGTTTTGACCCCATTGTGGATCTAAACGCCCCTGATGCAATGGAGATTATTCGCCACGAGTTGCAAAATGTAGGCGCTGAGCGGATTTGGTATATTGCCGATGCTTTCCGAGCTGGTATGAGTGTTGACGATGTATTTGGCCTAACCAATATCGATCGTTGGTTCTTGGTGCAAATCGAAGACATCGTATTGCATGAACAACAAGTGGCTAAAGATGGTGTGGCCAGCTTAGATGAAGTGGCTTTGCGTAAACTAAAACGCAAAGGCTTCTCCGATGCCCGTCTCGCTAAGTTAACCGGTGTGTCGGAAAAAGAAATTCGTAAGTTACGCCATCGCTTAGAAGTATTGCCTGTGTATAAACGGGTAGATACTTGTGCTGCTGAGTTTGCAACTGATACTGCCTACATGTACTCAACTTATGATGAAGAGTGTGAAGCACAACCTTCTGATAAGAAGAAAATCATGGTGTTAGGTGGTGGGCCAAACCGTATTGGCCAGGGTATTGAATTCGATTATTGTTGTGTTCACGCGGCTTTAGCCATGCGTGAAGATGGTTACGAAACCATTATGGTGAACTGTAACCCTGAAACCGTATCTACCGATTACGATACTTCAGACCGCTTATACTTTGAACCGGTGACCTTAGAAGATGTATTAGAGATTGTTCGTGTAGAACAACCTACAGGGGTTATTGTTCAATATGGTGGTCAAACACCATTGAAATTAGCGCGTGAGTTAGAAGCCGCTGGCGTACCTATTATTGGTACTTCGCCAGATGCGATTGACCGCGCCGAAGACCGTGAACGCTTCCAACTAGCTGTAGAGCGTTTGAAGTTAAAGCAGCCTGAAAATGACACGGTGACCACTACCGAAGATGCGGTGATTGCCGCTGAACGTATCGGTTACCCATTGGTGGTTCGTCCTTCTTATGTATTGGGTGGTCGTGCCATGGAAATCGTCTATGACGAGCAAGACTTGCGTCGTTACTTTAATGAAGCCGTAAGTGTGTCTAACGATTCTCCGGTGTTGTTAGATAGCTTCCTCAACGATGCAGTTGAAATTGACATCGATGCCATTTGTGATGGTAAGGATGTAGTGATTGGCGGCATCATGGAGCACATTGAGCAAGCGGGGGTTCACTCTGGTGACTCAGCTTGTTCACTACCTGCTTATACGCTTAGCCCACAAGTTCAAGATAGAATGCGTGAGCAAGTGAAAGCCCTCGCGCTTGAGCTAGGTGTAGTTGGCTTAATGAATACTCAGTTTGCGGTGAAAGACGACGAGATTTACTTAATTGAAGTGAACCCTCGCGCAGCACGTACCGTTCCATTTGTATCTAAAGCTACCGGTGTACCGATTGCTAAAGTGGCTGCGCGGGTTATGGCTGGCATTTCACTAGCCGAGCAGGGCATCACTAAAGAAGTGATCCCACCTTTCTATTCAGTGAAAGAAGTAGTGCTGCCATTTAACAAGTTCCATGGTGTAGATCCTATCTTAGGCCCAGAAATGCGTTCTACCGGTGAGGTAATGGGAGTAGGTGATAGCTTTGCTGAAGCTTATGCTAAAGCTGAACTGGGGATCGGTAACGATGGTCCTAAGAGTGGGCGCGTATTGCTATCGGTACGTAACTCAGACAAGAAACGGGTTGCCGAGTTGGCAGCTAAGCTGCTTGAGCTAGGTTACCAGTTGGATGCCACTCATGGTACAGCCGTGGCACTAGGTGAAGCAGGCATTAACCCGCGCCTAGTCAACAAGGTTCATGAAGGTCGCCCACATATTCTTGACCGTTTAAAAAATGGCGAATACAGCTATGTGATTAACACCACTGAAGGGCGTCAATCAATTGAAGATTCTCGTCAATTGCGTCGTGAAGCACTAGTGCAAAAGGTAAATTATACCACTACCTTAAATGGTGCTTTTGCAACGTGTCAGGCACATAATGCGGATGATCGTGGTACTGTGACTTCAGTTCAAGATTTACATAAACGTATCGTTTAG
- the yhbY gene encoding ribosome assembly RNA-binding protein YhbY, with protein MQLTNKQKQHLKALAHNLKPVVMLGSNGLTEGILAEIELALAHHELIKVKIATDDREMKQLIADTIVSKVNAVKVQVIGHILVIYRPSEEQKIELPRK; from the coding sequence ATGCAACTGACCAACAAACAAAAACAGCACCTGAAAGCCTTGGCTCATAATTTAAAGCCAGTGGTAATGCTTGGCTCCAATGGGCTGACCGAAGGGATTTTGGCAGAGATAGAACTGGCCTTAGCCCATCACGAGTTAATTAAAGTAAAAATTGCTACTGACGATAGAGAAATGAAGCAACTGATTGCCGATACTATCGTAAGTAAAGTGAATGCGGTAAAAGTTCAGGTAATTGGCCACATTTTGGTCATCTACCGCCCCAGTGAAGAGCAAAAAATCGAGTTACCTCGAAAGTAA
- a CDS encoding HAD family hydrolase, with amino-acid sequence MLAIDFSKYKALIFDMDGTLVDSMPAHLAAWEQALANQNLPVHIDFVAQRGGMPTLKIAEQYQQHYKVDIDAARLLKDKRAGFDALWHKVERIAVTCQLLSEFADTKKLGLGTGAERVNMQRITENLDLVSPFQAMVCADDVAAHKPEPDTFLEVAKRLAVEPQQCLVFEDTPFGIQAGHNAGMDCVLVKDFQLAEFLPRP; translated from the coding sequence TTGTTAGCTATCGATTTCTCGAAATATAAGGCGCTAATTTTCGATATGGACGGTACCCTTGTAGATTCTATGCCTGCCCATTTGGCCGCTTGGGAGCAGGCTCTAGCCAACCAAAACCTACCGGTGCATATCGACTTTGTCGCTCAACGTGGAGGCATGCCAACCCTTAAGATTGCGGAGCAATATCAGCAGCACTATAAGGTAGACATTGACGCGGCACGTTTGCTTAAGGATAAACGAGCCGGCTTTGATGCTTTATGGCACAAGGTGGAACGTATTGCTGTGACTTGCCAGTTATTAAGTGAGTTTGCTGATACTAAAAAGCTCGGTTTAGGTACAGGGGCCGAGCGAGTTAATATGCAACGGATTACTGAAAACCTAGATTTAGTTAGTCCATTTCAAGCTATGGTCTGTGCTGACGATGTGGCAGCCCATAAACCCGAACCTGATACTTTTTTGGAAGTCGCTAAGCGTTTAGCTGTTGAGCCGCAACAGTGTTTGGTTTTTGAAGATACGCCTTTTGGTATCCAGGCCGGTCATAACGCGGGTATGGATTGCGTATTAGTAAAGGACTTTCAATTAGCTGAGTTTTTACCGCGCCCCTAA